A stretch of Raphanus sativus cultivar WK10039 unplaced genomic scaffold, ASM80110v3 Scaffold3444, whole genome shotgun sequence DNA encodes these proteins:
- the LOC130506595 gene encoding WAT1-related protein At3g28100-like, whose translation MAGAVSLWRREAVFLTAMLASETGIVGMNTLFKAATSKGLNSYAFLGYSYLLASLLLLPSHFFSNRSRSLPPLSFSILSKIGLLGLLGSMYVITGYIGVKYSNPTLASAISNITPALTFILAIIFRMEKVNLKERSSVAKVMGTILSLVGALVVVLYHGPRVFVASSPPYLNFRPLSPSLSSSNSDWIIGGCLLTIKDIFVSISFILQAHIMTEYPAAFTVSFFYSLCVSILTSLTGLVVEKNNPSIWIIRFDITLTSIVTMGIFTPVYYVIHSWTVRYKGPLYLAIFKPLSILIAVVMSAIFLGDSLYLGWYIYIIVNMNTS comes from the exons ATGGCTGGAGCCGTAAGTCTCTGGCGGAGAGAGGCCGTGTTCTTGACGGCCATGCTTGCGTCCGAAACTGGTATTGTCGGAATGAATACTCTGTTCAAAGCAGCGACTTCAAAGGGACTCAACTCTTACGCTTTCCTAGGCTATTCTTATCttcttgcttctcttctccttcttccttctCATTTCTTCTCCAACAG GTCAAGATCACTTCCTCCACTAAGTTTCTCAATACTTTCTAAGATAGGACTTCTTGGACTATTAGG ttcaATGTATGTGATCACAGGGTACATAGGCGTTAAATACAGCAACCCAACCTTAGCTTCCGCTATTAGCAATATCACTCCTGCTCTTACCTTTATCCTCGCCATTATCTtcag AATGGAGAAAGTAAATTTGAAAGAAAGGAGCAGTGTAGCCAAAGTGATGGGGACAATATTGTCATTAGTAGGTGCACTTGTGGTGGTTCTCTACCACGGTCCACGTGTCTTTGTTGCATCTTCTCCACCGTACCTAAACTTCCGTCCGCTTTCTCCGTCGTTATCTTCTTCAAATTCTGATTGGATAATCGGTGGATGTCTTCTTACCATTAAAGACATCTTCGTTTCTATTTCTTTCATACTTCAG GCACATATAATGACTGAATATCCAGCAGCATTTACAGTCTCCTTTTTCTATTCCTTGTGTGTTTCAATCTTGACCTCGTTGACTGGACTCGTAGTCGAGAAGAATAATCCAAGCATTTGGATCATTAGATTCGATATTACTTTGACAAGCATCGTAACGATG GGAATATTCACTCCAGTTTACTACGTGATTCACTCATGGACAGTGCGTTACAAAGGACCTCTTTACTTAGCGATATTTAAGCCACTGTCGATTTTAATAGCGGTTGTTATGAGTGCTATTTTTCTAGGCGATTCTCTCTACCTCggatggtatatatatattatagtgaATATGAACACAAGTTAA